From a single Bufo bufo chromosome 9, aBufBuf1.1, whole genome shotgun sequence genomic region:
- the WLS gene encoding protein wntless homolog, with the protein MAGAIIENMSTKKLCLMGGLLLVCQVLAFLVGGLIAPKPTSFVNILAVKCFDVRKGYHSAPKWLLPWGKDRCDSIQGFEEAASRLIEANDIVFSTHIPHYGQEMSPWFQFMLIILQMDIAFKLNNYIEDNAVVTLNVSVAYRDELNDPWTELAHSVEQRKLQCTFPVAKTADNQGRYYECDVLPLMELGTVAHKYYLVNIRIPVNEEKKINVNIGEINDLHLVVIFQNGGFTKVWFAMKTFLTPSILIIMIWYWRRITMMTRPPVLLEKIIFALGISMTFINIPVEWFSIGFNWTWMLLFGDIRQGLFYVMLLSFWIIFCGEHMMDQSERNRISIYWKQVVPIAFGSCCLFIFDMCERGVQLKNPFYSIWTTDVGAELAMAFIIVAGICACLYFLFLCFMVYQVFKNISGKQSSLPAMNKARRLHYEGLIFRFKFLMIITLACAALTTVFFITTQVSEGNWKWGEYNIELNSAFFTGIYGMWNLYVFALMFLYAPSHKNYGDDQTNSGTGMNSAEELQLTTTITHADGPTELYRLAGKEAQE; encoded by the exons ATGGCGGGGGCCATCATAGAGAACATGAGCACCAAGAAGCTGTGCCTGATGGGGGGCTTACTGCTGGTCTGCCAAGTGCTGGCATTCCTGGTCGGGGGGCTGATCG CTCCAAAGCCGACAAGCTTTGTCAACATCCTCGCTGTGAAGTGTTTTGATGTACGGAAAGGTTATCATAGCGCCCCCAAGTGGCTGCTTCCATGGGGGAAGGATCGCTGCGACAGCATCCAAGGCTTCGAGGAGGCGGCCAGCAGGCTTATCGAAGCCAACGACATTGTGTTCTCTACGCACATCCCACACTATGGCCAAGAGATGAGTCCTTGGTTCCAGTTCATGCTCATCATCCTACAGATGGACATTGCCTTCAAGCTAAATAACTACATTG AGGACAATGCAGTGGTGACTCTTAATGTGTCCGTGGCGTACCGTGACGAGTTAAATGATCCGTGGACTGAGCTGGCACATTCTGTAGAGCAGAGAAAACTTCAGTGCACGTTCCCAGTTGCGAAG ACCGCTGACAATCAGGGCCGGTACTATGAATGCGATGTCCTGCCCCTCATGGAGCTGGGGACCGTGGCGCATAAATATTACCTGGTGAACATCAGAATTCCCGTTAACGAGGAGAAGAAGATAAATGTGAACATCGGAGAGATAAACGACCTGCATTTAGTG GTCATCTTCCAGAATGGAGGCTTTACAAAAGTGTGGTTTGCTATGAAGACTTTCTTGACCCCGAGCATCTTAATTATCATGATCTGGTACTGGAGGAGAATAACCATGATGACTCGGCCCCCAGTCCTGCTGGAAAA GATTATCTTTGCACTGGGCATCTCCATGACCTTCATAAACATTCCCGTTGAATGGTTCTCCATTGGATTCAATTGGACTTGGATGCTGCTGTTTGGAGATATCCGCCAAGGCCTTTTCTATGTGATGCTGCTGTCCTTCTGGATTATCTTCTGCGGGGAACACATGATG GACCAGTCTGAAAGGAATCGCATCTCCATCTATTGGAAGCAAGTTGTCCCCATTGCCTTTGGCTCCTGCTGTCTCTTCATATTTGATATGTGTGAAAG GGGAGTCCAGCTGAAGAACCCATTTTACAGCATTTGGACCACAGATGTAGGAGCGGAGCTTGCT ATGGCTTTCATTATAGTGGCTGGGATCTGCGCCTGTCTGTACTTCTTATTTCTGTGTTTTATGGTGTATCAAGTCTTCAAGAACATCAGCGGGAAACAATCTAGTTTACCAGCGATGAACAAGGCCCGGAGGCTGCATTACGAG GGGCTGATTTTTAGGTTCAAGTTTCTGATGATCATCACCCTGGCCTGTGCCGCCCTGACCACCGTCTTCTTTATTACCACACAG GTGTCTGAGGGTAACTGGAAATGGGGCGAATACAACATTGAACTGAACAGCGCTTTCTTCACCGGCATTTATGGGATGTGGAACCTGTACGTCTTTGCACTCATGTTCCTGTATGCGCCATCCCACAAAAACTATGGAGATGACCAGACAAACA